From a single Pseudopipra pipra isolate bDixPip1 chromosome 15, bDixPip1.hap1, whole genome shotgun sequence genomic region:
- the DCTN4 gene encoding dynactin subunit 4 isoform X2 yields the protein MASLLQSERVLYLVRGEKELRAPLPQLYFCRYCSELRSLECVSHEVDSHYCPSCLENMPSAEAKLKKNRCANCFDCPCCMHTLSTRATSIPAPLPDDPAKTTMKKAYYLACGFCRWTSRDVGMADKSVASGGWQEPENPHTQRINKLVEYYQQLAQKEKIERDRKKLVRRRNYVPLAFSDKYGLGTRLQRQRPGAPISALAGLSLKEGEDQKEIKIEPADAVEEVEPLPEDYYTRPINLTEVTTLRQRLLQPDFQPICASQLYPRHKHLLIKRSLRCRKCEHNLSKPEFNPTSIKFKIQLVAVNYIPEVRIMSIPNLRYMKESQVLLTLTNPVENVTHVTLLECEEGDPDNINSTAKVSVPPKELILAGKDAAAEYDELAEPQDFQDDPDVIAFRKANKVGVFIKVTPQKEEGEVTVSFKMKHEFRNLTAPIRPNEEGDHSSEVIWLTHHVELSLGPVLP from the exons ATGGCGTCGCTGCTGCAGTCGGAGCGGGTGCTGTACCTGGTGCGCGGCGAGAAGGAGCTGCGGGCACCGCTGCCGCAGCTGTACTTCTGCCGCTACTGCAGCGAGCTCCGCTCGCTCGAGTGCGTCTCGCATGAG GTGGACTCCCACTACTGCCCCAGCTGCCTGGAAAACATGCCTTCAGCTGAAGCCAAGCTGAAAAAGAATAG GTGTGCCAACTGCTTTGACTGCCCCTGCTGCATGCACACCCTCTCCACCCGTGCCACGAGCatccccgccccgctccccgaCGACCCGGCCAAGACCACCATGAAGAAAGCCTATTACCTGGCCTGTGGGTTCTGCCGCTGGACTTCCCGGGATGTCGGGATGGCAGACAAGTCTGTAG CGAGTGGTGGTTGGCAGGAGCCGGAGAATCCTCACACACAGAGG ATTAACAAACTGGTTGAGTACTACCAGCAGTTGGCTCAGAAGGAGAAGATCGAGCGGGACCGGAAGAAGCTGGTACGACGCCGAAACTACGTGCCCCTGGCCTTTTCG GACAAATATGGCCTTGGAACCAGGCTTCAGCGCCAGAGGCCCGGAGCGCCCATCAGTGCCCTCGCTGGACTCTC CCTGAAAGAAGGAGAAGACCAGAAGGAGATCAAGATCGAGCCAGCTGATGCAGTGGAAGAAGTGGAGCCTCTTCCTGAGGATTACTATACAAGACCAATCAATCTGACAGAAG TGACGACTCTGCGTCAGCGTCTGCTGCAGCCTGACTTCCAGCCCATCTGCGCTTCCCAGCTCTACCCACGTCACAAACACCTCCTGATCAAACGCTCGCTGCGCTGTCGG AAATGTGAACATAACCTGAGCAAACCAGAATTCAATCCAACCTCTATCAAATTCAAGATCCAGCTGGTTGCTGT GAACTACATCCCTGAAGTGAGAATCATGTCTATTCCCAACCTGCGCTACATGAAG GAGAGCCAAGTCCTTCTGACTCTGACCAATCCTGTTGAGAATGTCACACATGTCACACTGCTGGAGTGTGAGGAGGGAGACCCTGACAACATCAACAGCACTGCCAAG GTATCTGTTCCTCCCAAGGAGCTTATTCTGGCTGGCAAAGATGCTGCGGCAGAATATGATGAGCTGGCAGAGCCTCAAGACTTCCAGGATGACCCTGA CGTTATTGCCTTCAGAAAAGCCAATAAGGTGGGAGTTTTCATCAAGGTCACCCCGCAGAAAGAAGAGGGCGAAGTGACCGTGAGCTTCAAGATGAAGCACGAGTTCAGAAACCTCACTGCTCCCATCCGGCCCAACGAGGAAGGCGATCACTCCTCGGAGGTCATCTGGCTCACCCACCACGTGGAGCTCAGCCTCGGCCCCGTGCTCCCGTAG
- the MYOZ3 gene encoding myozenin-3 has translation MTIMKPGPADEPRLDLGKKMSTTQDLMIEELSLRNNRGSQLFQQRQRRMQRFIFEHPSGYRELPGPGGSHRTEKGDPVNEGMAEENAEGQQNYHSELHVAASPQGGPPEVPKKTEKVLHMSKVLNPSALAPGYSSPLKEIPPEKFNVTAIPKGYRCPWQELFGDRDDAVFGKNQPPMRPPAWDFRSFNRTPAPFDRAVVGELFSLPTAELDNLSALEVISHRPNFNRVAQGWVRILPESEEL, from the exons ATGACCATCATGAAACCGGGCCCTGCAGATG AGCCCCGTCTGGACTTGGGCAAGAAGATGAGCACGACGCAGGACCTGATGATCGAGGAACTCTCCCTGCGGAATAACCGCGgctcccagctcttccagcagcGCCAGAGGCGGATGCAGCGCTTCATTTTTGAGCATCCCAGTGGCTACAGGGAG ctcccagggccaGGAGGCTCACACCGCACTGAGAAAGGAGATCCAGTGAATGAAGGGATG GCAGAGGAGAATGCCGAGGGCCAGCAGAATTATCACTCCGAGCTCCACGTGGCAGCATCGCCCCAGGGTGGCCCCCCAGAAGTGCCCAAGAAGACAGAGAAAGTCTTGCATATGAGCAAAGTCCTGAACCCCAGTGCCCTGGCCCCAG GGTACTCGAGCCCCCTCAAAGAAATCCCCCCAGAGAAGTTCAACGTCACCGCCATCCCCAAGGGCTACCGGTGCCCGTGGCAGGAGCTCTTTGGTGACAGGGATGATGCTGTGTTTGGCAAGAACCAGCCACCCATGAGACCCCCTGCGTGGGACTTCAGGAGCTTCAACAG GACCCCAGCCCCGTTTGACAGGGCGGTGGTTGGGGAGCTGTTCTCTCTGCCCACCGCAGAGCTGGACAACCTGAGCGCGCTGGAGGTGATTTCCCACAGGCCCAACTTCAACCGCGTGGCGCAAGGCTGGGTGCGGATCCTGCCGGAGAGCGAAGAGCTGTAG
- the SMIM3 gene encoding small integral membrane protein 3 isoform X2: MTHRMDLLELTGPAALPKHILDIWVIVLIILATILVMTALVLCPATAVVIYRVRTHPTRNGIV, encoded by the exons ATGACCCACCG GATGGACCTCCTGGAACTCACAGGTCCTGCCGCCCTTCCCAAGCACATCCTGGACATCTGGGTCATCGTCTTGATCATCCTGGCCACCATCCTGGTGATGACGGCGCTGGTGCTCTGCCCGGCCACTGCCGTCGTCATCTACCGCGTGCGAACTCACCCCACACGCAACGGCATCGTGTGA
- the DCTN4 gene encoding dynactin subunit 4 isoform X1, with product MASLLQSERVLYLVRGEKELRAPLPQLYFCRYCSELRSLECVSHEVDSHYCPSCLENMPSAEAKLKKNRCANCFDCPCCMHTLSTRATSIPAPLPDDPAKTTMKKAYYLACGFCRWTSRDVGMADKSVASGGWQEPENPHTQRINKLVEYYQQLAQKEKIERDRKKLVRRRNYVPLAFSQHTIHVVDKYGLGTRLQRQRPGAPISALAGLSLKEGEDQKEIKIEPADAVEEVEPLPEDYYTRPINLTEVTTLRQRLLQPDFQPICASQLYPRHKHLLIKRSLRCRKCEHNLSKPEFNPTSIKFKIQLVAVNYIPEVRIMSIPNLRYMKESQVLLTLTNPVENVTHVTLLECEEGDPDNINSTAKVSVPPKELILAGKDAAAEYDELAEPQDFQDDPDVIAFRKANKVGVFIKVTPQKEEGEVTVSFKMKHEFRNLTAPIRPNEEGDHSSEVIWLTHHVELSLGPVLP from the exons ATGGCGTCGCTGCTGCAGTCGGAGCGGGTGCTGTACCTGGTGCGCGGCGAGAAGGAGCTGCGGGCACCGCTGCCGCAGCTGTACTTCTGCCGCTACTGCAGCGAGCTCCGCTCGCTCGAGTGCGTCTCGCATGAG GTGGACTCCCACTACTGCCCCAGCTGCCTGGAAAACATGCCTTCAGCTGAAGCCAAGCTGAAAAAGAATAG GTGTGCCAACTGCTTTGACTGCCCCTGCTGCATGCACACCCTCTCCACCCGTGCCACGAGCatccccgccccgctccccgaCGACCCGGCCAAGACCACCATGAAGAAAGCCTATTACCTGGCCTGTGGGTTCTGCCGCTGGACTTCCCGGGATGTCGGGATGGCAGACAAGTCTGTAG CGAGTGGTGGTTGGCAGGAGCCGGAGAATCCTCACACACAGAGG ATTAACAAACTGGTTGAGTACTACCAGCAGTTGGCTCAGAAGGAGAAGATCGAGCGGGACCGGAAGAAGCTGGTACGACGCCGAAACTACGTGCCCCTGGCCTTTTCG CAACACACTATACACGTAGTG GACAAATATGGCCTTGGAACCAGGCTTCAGCGCCAGAGGCCCGGAGCGCCCATCAGTGCCCTCGCTGGACTCTC CCTGAAAGAAGGAGAAGACCAGAAGGAGATCAAGATCGAGCCAGCTGATGCAGTGGAAGAAGTGGAGCCTCTTCCTGAGGATTACTATACAAGACCAATCAATCTGACAGAAG TGACGACTCTGCGTCAGCGTCTGCTGCAGCCTGACTTCCAGCCCATCTGCGCTTCCCAGCTCTACCCACGTCACAAACACCTCCTGATCAAACGCTCGCTGCGCTGTCGG AAATGTGAACATAACCTGAGCAAACCAGAATTCAATCCAACCTCTATCAAATTCAAGATCCAGCTGGTTGCTGT GAACTACATCCCTGAAGTGAGAATCATGTCTATTCCCAACCTGCGCTACATGAAG GAGAGCCAAGTCCTTCTGACTCTGACCAATCCTGTTGAGAATGTCACACATGTCACACTGCTGGAGTGTGAGGAGGGAGACCCTGACAACATCAACAGCACTGCCAAG GTATCTGTTCCTCCCAAGGAGCTTATTCTGGCTGGCAAAGATGCTGCGGCAGAATATGATGAGCTGGCAGAGCCTCAAGACTTCCAGGATGACCCTGA CGTTATTGCCTTCAGAAAAGCCAATAAGGTGGGAGTTTTCATCAAGGTCACCCCGCAGAAAGAAGAGGGCGAAGTGACCGTGAGCTTCAAGATGAAGCACGAGTTCAGAAACCTCACTGCTCCCATCCGGCCCAACGAGGAAGGCGATCACTCCTCGGAGGTCATCTGGCTCACCCACCACGTGGAGCTCAGCCTCGGCCCCGTGCTCCCGTAG
- the SMIM3 gene encoding small integral membrane protein 3 isoform X1, producing MFQWAVETLFPVSVNHPARIPGERLPRASGAGGVFLPRRDPQLPSLLAGAGARVGAGQRRRMDLLELTGPAALPKHILDIWVIVLIILATILVMTALVLCPATAVVIYRVRTHPTRNGIV from the exons ATGTTCCAGTGGGCAGTGGAAACGCTGTTCCCTGTCTCTGTAAATCACCCTGCTCGGATCCCTGGGGAGCGCCTCCCCCGGGCCTCGGGGGCAG GCGGAGTCTTCCTCCCCCGACGGGATCCGCAGCTGCCGTCGCTTCTCGCCGGAGCCGGAGCCCGAGTCGGAGCCGGGCAGCGCCGCAG GATGGACCTCCTGGAACTCACAGGTCCTGCCGCCCTTCCCAAGCACATCCTGGACATCTGGGTCATCGTCTTGATCATCCTGGCCACCATCCTGGTGATGACGGCGCTGGTGCTCTGCCCGGCCACTGCCGTCGTCATCTACCGCGTGCGAACTCACCCCACACGCAACGGCATCGTGTGA
- the RBM22 gene encoding pre-mRNA-splicing factor RBM22 — translation MSTSLGSNTYNRQNWEDADFPILCQTCLGENPYIRMTKEKYGKECKICARPFTVFRWCPGVRMRFKKTEVCQTCSKLKNVCQTCLLDLEYGLPIQVRDAGLSLKDEMPKSDVNKEYYTQNMEREIANSDGTRPVGALGKATSTSDMLLKLARTTPYYKRNRPHICSFWVKGECKRGEECPYRHEKPTDPDDPLADQNIKDRYYGINDPVADKLLKRASTMPRLDPPEDKTITTLYVGGLGDTISESDLRNHFYQFGEIRTITVVQRQQCAFIQFATRQAAEVAAEKSFNKLIVNGRRLNVKWGRSQAARGKEKDKEGTTESGIKLEPVPGLPGALPPPPAAEEEASANYFNLPPSGPSAVVNIALPPPPGIAPPPPPGFGPHMFHAMGPPPPFMRAPGPIHYPSQDPQRMGAHAGKHSSP, via the exons ATGTCCACATCGCTGGGCTCCAACACCTACAACCGGCAGAACTGGGAGGACGCG GACTTCCCTATCCTGTGCCAGACATGTCTTGGAGAAAACCCGTACATTCGGATG accaaagaaaaatatggaaaagaatGCAAG ATTTGTGCCAGGCCTTTCACCGTGTTCCGCTGGTGCCCCGGGGTGCGGATGCGCTTCAAGAAGACCGAAGTGTGCCAGACATGCAGCAAGCTGAAGAACGTCTGCCAGACCTGCCTGCTTGACCTGGAATATG GTTTGCCTATCCAAGTCCGAGATGCAGGACTCTCCCTTAAGGATGAAATGCCCAAATCTGACGTCAACAAAGAGTACTATACCCAGAACATGGAGCGAGAG ATAGCCAATTCTGATGGCACTAGACCTGTTGGTGCACTAGGAAAAGCTACTTCTACCAGCGACATGCTGCTGAAGCTGGCCCGAACCACTCCGTACTACAAACGCAACCGTCCTCACATCTGCTCCTTCTGGGTGAAAGGAGAGTGCAAGAGAGGGGAGGAGTGTCCCTACAG ACATGAGAAACCTACAGATCCAGACGATCCTCTGGCTGACCAGAACATCAAAGATCGTTACTATGGAATTAATGATCCCGTGGCTGATAAACTGCTGAAACGAGCATCAACCATGCCTCGTCTAGACCCCCCCGAAGACAAGACTATTACTACACTGTATGTTGGAGGGCTTGGAGATACCATTTCTGAATCGGATCTCAG AAATCACTTCTACCAGTTTGGGGAGATCCGGACGATAACGGTggtgcagaggcagcagtgtgCGTTCATCCAGTTTGCCACCCGCCAGGCTGCAGAGGTGGCTGCTGAGAAATCCTTCAACAAGCTCATTGTCAACGGTCGCAGGCTCAATGTCAAGTGGGGAAG ATCCCAGgcagcaagaggaaaagaaaaggacaagGAAGGTACTACAGAATCCGGGATAAAGCTGGAGCCAGTTCCGGGACTTCCTGGTG ctctcccccctcctccagctgcagaagAGGAGGCTTCTGCAAATTACTTCAACCTACCTCCAAGTGGCCCCTCAGCTGTGGTGAACATTGCCCTGCCACCTCCCCCTGGCATCGCTCCACCGCCACCTCCAG GTTTTGGACCACACATGTTCCACGCCATGGGGCCCCCACCTCCCTTCATGAGAGCCCCAGGCCCCATCCACTACCCatcccaggacccccagaggATGGGTGCCCACGCGGGAAAGCACAGCAGCCCCTAG
- the DCTN4 gene encoding dynactin subunit 4 isoform X3, whose amino-acid sequence MPSAEAKLKKNRCANCFDCPCCMHTLSTRATSIPAPLPDDPAKTTMKKAYYLACGFCRWTSRDVGMADKSVASGGWQEPENPHTQRINKLVEYYQQLAQKEKIERDRKKLVRRRNYVPLAFSQHTIHVVDKYGLGTRLQRQRPGAPISALAGLSLKEGEDQKEIKIEPADAVEEVEPLPEDYYTRPINLTEVTTLRQRLLQPDFQPICASQLYPRHKHLLIKRSLRCRKCEHNLSKPEFNPTSIKFKIQLVAVNYIPEVRIMSIPNLRYMKESQVLLTLTNPVENVTHVTLLECEEGDPDNINSTAKVSVPPKELILAGKDAAAEYDELAEPQDFQDDPDVIAFRKANKVGVFIKVTPQKEEGEVTVSFKMKHEFRNLTAPIRPNEEGDHSSEVIWLTHHVELSLGPVLP is encoded by the exons ATGCCTTCAGCTGAAGCCAAGCTGAAAAAGAATAG GTGTGCCAACTGCTTTGACTGCCCCTGCTGCATGCACACCCTCTCCACCCGTGCCACGAGCatccccgccccgctccccgaCGACCCGGCCAAGACCACCATGAAGAAAGCCTATTACCTGGCCTGTGGGTTCTGCCGCTGGACTTCCCGGGATGTCGGGATGGCAGACAAGTCTGTAG CGAGTGGTGGTTGGCAGGAGCCGGAGAATCCTCACACACAGAGG ATTAACAAACTGGTTGAGTACTACCAGCAGTTGGCTCAGAAGGAGAAGATCGAGCGGGACCGGAAGAAGCTGGTACGACGCCGAAACTACGTGCCCCTGGCCTTTTCG CAACACACTATACACGTAGTG GACAAATATGGCCTTGGAACCAGGCTTCAGCGCCAGAGGCCCGGAGCGCCCATCAGTGCCCTCGCTGGACTCTC CCTGAAAGAAGGAGAAGACCAGAAGGAGATCAAGATCGAGCCAGCTGATGCAGTGGAAGAAGTGGAGCCTCTTCCTGAGGATTACTATACAAGACCAATCAATCTGACAGAAG TGACGACTCTGCGTCAGCGTCTGCTGCAGCCTGACTTCCAGCCCATCTGCGCTTCCCAGCTCTACCCACGTCACAAACACCTCCTGATCAAACGCTCGCTGCGCTGTCGG AAATGTGAACATAACCTGAGCAAACCAGAATTCAATCCAACCTCTATCAAATTCAAGATCCAGCTGGTTGCTGT GAACTACATCCCTGAAGTGAGAATCATGTCTATTCCCAACCTGCGCTACATGAAG GAGAGCCAAGTCCTTCTGACTCTGACCAATCCTGTTGAGAATGTCACACATGTCACACTGCTGGAGTGTGAGGAGGGAGACCCTGACAACATCAACAGCACTGCCAAG GTATCTGTTCCTCCCAAGGAGCTTATTCTGGCTGGCAAAGATGCTGCGGCAGAATATGATGAGCTGGCAGAGCCTCAAGACTTCCAGGATGACCCTGA CGTTATTGCCTTCAGAAAAGCCAATAAGGTGGGAGTTTTCATCAAGGTCACCCCGCAGAAAGAAGAGGGCGAAGTGACCGTGAGCTTCAAGATGAAGCACGAGTTCAGAAACCTCACTGCTCCCATCCGGCCCAACGAGGAAGGCGATCACTCCTCGGAGGTCATCTGGCTCACCCACCACGTGGAGCTCAGCCTCGGCCCCGTGCTCCCGTAG